A stretch of Sulfitobacter sp. THAF37 DNA encodes these proteins:
- a CDS encoding M20/M25/M40 family metallo-hydrolase, whose protein sequence is MSLDAVLSRIDDDLPAATERLLDLLRIPSISTDPAYKADCDRAADWLVAQLTAMGIDAGKRATPGHPMVVGHLGDSGPHLLFYGHYDVQPVDPLNLWDRDPFDPEVQDTPKGKVIRGRGSSDDKGQLMTFVEALRAWKEVKGDWPCRITFFLEGEEESGSPSLVPFMKENAEELKTDVALICDTGLFESKTPAIVTMLRGLLGEELTVKAASKDLHSGMYGGIAMNPIRALSKVVAGLHDETGRVTIPGFYDGVPELPDELEAQWQGLAFDHEAFLGDVGLSVPAGEQDRTPLEMIWSRPTCEVNGIWGGYTGDGFKTVLPSMAHAKISFRLVGSQDPLAIRENFRAMVQDALPADCEVTFHAHGASGASGADISGPMFEQARQALSDEWNVPAAYIGCGGSIPIAGHFQRILGTEPMLIGFGKDDDALHSPNEKYDMESFHKGIRSWARILDALT, encoded by the coding sequence ATGTCCCTTGACGCCGTCCTGAGCCGGATCGACGACGATCTGCCCGCCGCCACCGAACGCCTGCTTGACCTGCTGCGCATTCCCTCGATCTCGACCGATCCGGCCTACAAGGCCGACTGCGACCGCGCCGCCGACTGGCTGGTGGCGCAGCTGACGGCGATGGGCATCGACGCCGGCAAACGCGCGACGCCGGGCCACCCGATGGTCGTGGGTCATCTGGGCGACAGCGGCCCGCACCTGCTGTTTTACGGCCACTACGACGTGCAGCCGGTCGATCCCCTGAATCTGTGGGACCGCGACCCCTTCGACCCCGAGGTGCAGGACACACCCAAGGGCAAGGTCATCCGCGGGCGCGGGTCCTCCGACGACAAGGGCCAGCTGATGACCTTTGTCGAGGCGCTGCGCGCGTGGAAAGAGGTCAAGGGCGACTGGCCCTGCCGCATCACCTTTTTCCTGGAGGGCGAAGAGGAATCGGGGTCGCCGTCGCTGGTGCCCTTCATGAAAGAGAACGCGGAAGAGCTGAAAACCGATGTGGCGCTGATCTGCGACACCGGGCTCTTCGAATCCAAGACGCCCGCCATCGTGACCATGCTGCGCGGCCTTCTGGGCGAGGAACTGACCGTGAAAGCGGCCAGCAAGGACCTGCATTCCGGGATGTACGGCGGCATCGCCATGAACCCCATCCGCGCGCTGAGCAAGGTGGTCGCGGGGCTGCATGACGAGACCGGGCGCGTCACGATCCCCGGCTTTTACGACGGCGTGCCGGAACTGCCCGACGAACTGGAGGCCCAGTGGCAGGGTCTTGCCTTTGACCACGAAGCATTCCTGGGCGACGTGGGCCTGTCCGTTCCGGCGGGCGAGCAGGACCGCACCCCGCTGGAGATGATCTGGTCGCGCCCCACCTGCGAGGTCAACGGCATCTGGGGCGGCTATACCGGTGACGGGTTCAAGACGGTGCTGCCGTCCATGGCCCATGCCAAGATTTCGTTCCGGCTGGTCGGATCACAGGACCCGCTGGCCATCCGCGAGAACTTCCGCGCAATGGTGCAGGATGCCCTGCCCGCCGATTGCGAGGTCACGTTCCACGCCCACGGCGCCAGCGGGGCTTCGGGCGCCGACATATCGGGCCCGATGTTCGAACAGGCGCGTCAGGCGTTGTCGGACGAATGGAACGTTCCCGCCGCCTACATCGGCTGCGGCGGCTCGATCCCCATCGCGGGGCATTTCCAGCGGATCCTGGGCACCGAGCCGATGCTGATCGGCTTTGGCAAGGACGACGACGCCCTGCATTCCCCGAACGAGAAATACGACATGGAAAGCTTCCACAAGGGGATCCGGTCCTGGGCGCGGATACTGGATGCGCTGACCTGA
- a CDS encoding alpha/beta fold hydrolase encodes MSIIKGFDAHVAQANGQRVAYARGGDGPPVLLLHGFPQTHAMWHAVGPALAEHFTVIAPDLRGYGDSAKPEGTAPYSFREMAADPLALMRDLGFDRFHLVGHDRGGRTAHRMALDAPEAVRSLTVMDIVPTHLLLDTLSHKVARDYYHWFFLAQPAPLPESLIGHDPDGYFETALTGWGATDLSVYDPQALAAYRAAWRDPDTIRGMCADYRAALEIDMDLDAADLGRRVTCPALVMWGKDGVMARRYDLAATWADRLETQRTAPMSGGHFFVDEHPAETSAALLAFLLSVDGGEAKTRPTP; translated from the coding sequence ATGAGCATCATCAAGGGCTTTGACGCCCATGTGGCACAGGCGAACGGCCAGCGGGTGGCCTATGCGCGCGGTGGCGACGGTCCGCCGGTTCTGCTGTTGCACGGATTTCCGCAGACCCACGCCATGTGGCACGCCGTGGGTCCCGCGCTGGCCGAGCATTTCACCGTCATCGCCCCCGACCTGCGCGGCTACGGCGACAGCGCCAAGCCCGAGGGCACCGCGCCCTACAGCTTTCGCGAGATGGCCGCCGATCCGCTGGCGCTGATGCGCGATCTGGGGTTCGACCGGTTTCACCTGGTGGGCCACGACCGCGGCGGGCGCACCGCCCACCGCATGGCGCTGGATGCGCCGGAAGCGGTCCGCAGCCTGACAGTGATGGACATCGTGCCGACTCATCTGCTGCTCGACACCCTCAGCCACAAGGTCGCCCGCGACTATTATCACTGGTTCTTCCTGGCGCAGCCCGCGCCGCTGCCCGAATCCCTGATCGGCCATGACCCGGACGGCTATTTCGAAACCGCGCTCACCGGCTGGGGGGCAACGGATCTGTCGGTCTACGACCCCCAGGCGCTGGCCGCCTACCGCGCCGCCTGGCGCGATCCCGACACCATTCGCGGCATGTGCGCCGACTACCGCGCCGCGCTGGAAATCGACATGGATCTCGACGCCGCCGATCTGGGCCGCCGCGTGACCTGTCCGGCACTGGTGATGTGGGGCAAGGACGGCGTGATGGCCCGCCGCTACGACCTTGCCGCCACCTGGGCCGACCGGCTGGAAACCCAGCGGACCGCGCCGATGTCCGGCGGACATTTCTTTGTCGACGAACACCCCGCCGAAACCAGCGCGGCGCTGCTTGCGTTCCTGCTGTCGGTGGATGGAGGGGAAGCGAAAACCAGGCCAACCCCCTGA
- a CDS encoding urease accessory protein UreF, with protein sequence MTTDSDLLTLAQWFSPSYPLGSFAYSHGLEMAIATGRIDSAESLQAWLEDVLAHGTGRNDCILICAAHACEDLDAVAAVDAEARAFASSAERLAETQVQGGAFARTTAAIWGGTLPQLTHPVAVGYAAGRMSLPLELTAQMYLQAFASNLVSAAVRLVPLGQTEGQVCLAALAPVVEQVVAKSRGQNLDDLASSAFLSDVAAMRHETLEHRIFRS encoded by the coding sequence ATGACCACTGACAGCGATCTGCTGACCCTCGCGCAATGGTTTTCGCCCAGCTATCCGCTGGGGTCCTTTGCCTATTCGCATGGGCTGGAGATGGCCATTGCGACGGGCCGGATCGACAGTGCCGAAAGCCTGCAGGCCTGGCTGGAGGATGTGCTGGCCCATGGCACCGGGCGCAACGATTGCATCCTGATCTGCGCGGCCCATGCCTGTGAAGATCTGGACGCGGTGGCCGCAGTGGACGCCGAGGCCCGCGCCTTTGCCAGCAGTGCCGAACGGCTGGCGGAAACGCAGGTGCAGGGCGGGGCCTTTGCCCGGACCACCGCCGCCATCTGGGGCGGGACGCTGCCGCAGCTGACCCATCCCGTCGCGGTGGGCTATGCCGCCGGACGGATGTCGCTGCCGCTGGAGCTGACGGCACAGATGTACCTTCAGGCCTTTGCCAGCAATCTGGTCTCGGCGGCGGTGCGGCTGGTGCCGCTGGGCCAGACCGAGGGGCAGGTCTGTCTCGCCGCTCTCGCTCCGGTGGTGGAACAGGTCGTGGCAAAGAGCAGGGGCCAAAACCTGGACGATCTGGCCAGCAGCGCCTTTCTGTCCGATGTGGCCGCGATGCGGCACGAAACGCTTGAACACAGGATATTCCGATCATGA
- a CDS encoding DUF1127 domain-containing protein, which translates to MADQGTLHGQNAVHGILAGIQGAASGFFRGAARTIDTVVRAMQYSRMVSVLNARSDRQLEEMGITRGDIPQHAAYLLDYEYDGL; encoded by the coding sequence ATGGCTGATCAAGGCACCCTTCACGGACAGAACGCAGTACACGGCATCCTCGCTGGTATCCAGGGGGCGGCGTCGGGCTTCTTTCGCGGGGCAGCCCGTACCATCGATACGGTCGTCAGGGCGATGCAGTACAGCCGCATGGTCTCTGTGCTGAACGCCCGAAGCGACCGGCAGCTCGAAGAGATGGGCATCACCCGCGGGGACATCCCGCAGCATGCAGCCTATCTGCTTGACTACGAATACGACGGTCTCTGA
- a CDS encoding DUF1127 domain-containing protein, giving the protein MATATHHNQSTAYQLGNRFEQLRETLALFRKRRAIYRRTFNELAALGDRDLADIGIHRSHIRRAARETADMETQHG; this is encoded by the coding sequence ATGGCAACCGCAACGCATCACAACCAATCCACCGCTTATCAATTGGGCAACCGGTTCGAGCAACTGCGCGAGACCCTGGCGCTGTTCCGCAAGCGCCGCGCGATCTATCGGCGCACCTTCAACGAACTCGCCGCCCTCGGCGATCGCGACCTTGCCGACATCGGCATCCACCGGTCGCATATCCGGCGCGCGGCCCGCGAAACCGCAGATATGGAGACACAACATGGCTGA
- a CDS encoding LysR family transcriptional regulator yields MDVSSQMLAFVRVVETGSISAASRASGQTPSAVSKQIGHLEDHVGHRLLRRTRAGVSLTHEGARYYEKCRAMAEKFIEAEDYISSFSDAPSGQLRVASSVAFGKAQLIHVLPEFLATYPEIRFSLELTDRTIEIEEESFDAAISFAEQETDPNVIVRRIMRNERILCAAPSFIERHGMPESFADLARYNCLRTSNARGRNAWQATLDGVNYAVEADGNFEGNSADAVFIAAMSGLGIARLSTYLVAHKIASGELVRLFPEYTQDHADVAVSYAQKRNLSPAIRAFVDFLVDRFDRPQRRPSLHAAG; encoded by the coding sequence ATGGACGTATCATCACAGATGCTGGCCTTTGTCCGCGTGGTCGAGACGGGCAGCATATCGGCCGCGTCGCGGGCCAGCGGCCAGACGCCGTCGGCGGTCAGCAAGCAGATCGGCCACCTGGAAGACCACGTGGGCCATCGGCTGTTGCGGCGCACCCGCGCGGGCGTGTCGCTGACCCATGAAGGCGCGCGGTATTACGAGAAATGCCGCGCCATGGCCGAGAAATTCATCGAGGCTGAGGACTACATCAGCAGCTTCAGCGATGCCCCCTCGGGCCAGCTGCGCGTGGCCTCAAGCGTGGCCTTCGGCAAGGCACAGCTGATCCACGTCCTGCCCGAATTTCTGGCCACCTACCCCGAGATCAGGTTCTCGCTCGAACTTACGGACCGGACCATCGAGATCGAAGAGGAAAGCTTTGACGCGGCCATCAGCTTTGCCGAGCAGGAGACCGATCCCAACGTGATCGTGCGACGCATCATGCGCAACGAACGCATCCTTTGTGCGGCGCCGTCCTTCATCGAACGCCACGGGATGCCCGAGAGTTTTGCCGATCTGGCCCGGTACAACTGCCTGCGCACGTCGAATGCGCGCGGGCGGAATGCCTGGCAGGCGACACTTGACGGTGTGAACTACGCGGTGGAGGCCGATGGCAATTTCGAGGGCAACAGTGCCGATGCGGTGTTCATCGCGGCGATGTCGGGGTTGGGGATTGCGCGCCTGTCGACCTACCTGGTCGCGCACAAGATCGCGTCGGGCGAACTGGTCCGCCTCTTCCCGGAGTATACGCAGGACCACGCGGATGTCGCCGTCAGCTACGCGCAGAAGCGCAACCTGTCACCGGCCATCCGCGCATTCGTCGATTTTCTGGTGGACCGCTTCGACCGCCCCCAGCGCAGGCCGTCGCTACACGCGGCGGGGTGA
- a CDS encoding VIT family protein — translation MTYSAHPESHLVHRIGWLRAAVLGANDGLVSTASLVVGVAAAGSGRPEVLIAGLAGLVAGAMSMAAGEYVSVSSQSDTENADIARERAELEAAPEAELDELTQIYVQRGLDPGLARQVAVQLTEKDALAAHLRDELGIQDTASARPVQAALVSAATFAAGAVVPLIVAALAGQAQIVLFVALTTLLALAVLGGLGAVVGGAGVLRGAGRVMFWGALAMAATAGVGMIFGVGLG, via the coding sequence ATGACCTACTCTGCCCATCCCGAAAGCCATCTCGTCCATCGCATCGGCTGGCTGCGGGCCGCTGTGCTGGGGGCGAACGACGGGCTGGTCTCCACCGCCAGCCTCGTGGTCGGCGTGGCGGCGGCAGGCTCCGGGCGGCCCGAGGTCCTGATCGCGGGGCTTGCGGGCCTGGTCGCGGGCGCCATGTCCATGGCGGCAGGCGAATACGTCTCGGTCAGTTCGCAATCCGACACCGAAAACGCCGACATCGCCCGCGAACGCGCAGAGCTTGAGGCCGCGCCGGAGGCGGAACTGGACGAGCTGACCCAGATCTATGTGCAGCGCGGCCTCGATCCCGGTCTGGCGCGGCAGGTCGCGGTTCAGCTGACGGAAAAGGACGCGCTGGCAGCGCACCTTCGGGATGAACTGGGCATCCAGGATACCGCATCGGCGCGGCCCGTGCAGGCCGCGCTTGTCTCTGCCGCCACCTTTGCCGCGGGCGCCGTGGTGCCGCTGATCGTTGCGGCCCTTGCAGGGCAGGCGCAGATCGTCCTTTTCGTGGCGCTGACGACCCTTCTCGCCCTTGCGGTTCTCGGCGGCCTGGGGGCCGTCGTCGGCGGCGCCGGTGTGCTGCGCGGCGCCGGTCGGGTGATGTTCTGGGGCGCGCTGGCAATGGCCGCGACCGCGGGCGTCGGCATGATCTTTGGCGTCGGCCTGGGCTGA
- a CDS encoding multidrug effflux MFS transporter: MQSPKPAPSLVEFIVLTALMISLVALTTDIMLPALDVIATDLGHPDPLEGHLIISVMFAGFAVGQLLVGPLSDSYGRKPVVHASYVVFCAGTLLCLLTRSFELMLAGRLLQGLGMSGPRIIAVAIVRDRHAGRRMARIMSFVMAVFILVPAVAPSLGQVLIAFSDWRATFTLLLVMACVTWGWFALRQVETLPKEARRPLSARNLLAGIREILTTPAAIGYTVCTGLIFGPFIAYLSLAQQIFQRTYDTGLNFTLWFAAGALSIGVAAIVNSALVERLGMRFLSNLALGGAVLGGTAFGALALATDGLPPFGLFMLWLICNFFFMGLLFGNLNALAMEPLGHIAGLGAAVVGALSTGIAIPVGTLISENYTGNLALLTLAFATSATVCLVLGWLINRR; the protein is encoded by the coding sequence ATGCAATCACCCAAGCCCGCTCCCTCCCTCGTTGAATTCATCGTCCTGACCGCCCTGATGATCTCGCTCGTGGCGCTGACCACGGACATCATGCTGCCCGCGCTCGACGTCATCGCGACCGACCTGGGGCATCCCGACCCGCTGGAGGGGCACCTGATCATTTCGGTCATGTTCGCGGGCTTCGCGGTGGGCCAGCTTCTGGTGGGGCCCTTATCGGACAGCTACGGGCGCAAACCCGTCGTCCACGCCAGCTATGTCGTGTTCTGCGCCGGCACGCTTCTGTGCCTGCTGACGCGCAGTTTCGAGCTGATGCTCGCCGGGCGGCTGTTGCAGGGCCTGGGCATGTCGGGGCCGCGCATCATCGCGGTCGCCATCGTCCGTGATCGGCACGCGGGGCGCCGCATGGCGCGCATCATGTCCTTCGTGATGGCGGTCTTCATCCTAGTGCCCGCCGTGGCCCCCAGCCTGGGACAGGTGCTGATCGCCTTTTCCGACTGGCGCGCCACCTTTACACTGCTGCTGGTCATGGCCTGCGTCACCTGGGGCTGGTTTGCCCTGCGGCAGGTCGAAACCCTGCCGAAAGAGGCCCGCCGCCCGCTGTCAGCGCGCAACCTGCTGGCGGGCATCCGCGAGATCCTGACCACCCCTGCCGCGATTGGCTATACCGTCTGCACCGGGCTGATCTTTGGCCCGTTCATCGCCTATCTCAGCCTGGCGCAGCAGATTTTCCAGCGGACCTACGACACCGGGCTGAACTTTACCCTGTGGTTCGCCGCCGGGGCGCTGTCCATCGGGGTGGCGGCGATCGTGAACTCCGCGCTGGTGGAACGTCTGGGCATGCGGTTCCTGTCAAACCTGGCACTGGGCGGTGCGGTGCTGGGCGGCACCGCTTTCGGCGCGCTGGCGCTGGCCACCGACGGGCTGCCGCCTTTCGGGCTGTTCATGCTGTGGCTCATCTGCAATTTCTTTTTCATGGGCCTGCTGTTCGGCAATCTCAACGCGCTGGCGATGGAGCCGCTGGGCCATATCGCGGGGCTGGGCGCGGCCGTGGTGGGGGCCCTGTCCACCGGTATCGCGATTCCCGTCGGGACCCTGATCAGCGAAAACTACACTGGCAACCTGGCGCTGCTGACGCTCGCCTTCGCGACCTCGGCAACGGTCTGCCTGGTGCTGGGCTGGCTCATCAACCGCAGGTAG
- the ureG gene encoding urease accessory protein UreG codes for MTRMNGPLRIGIGGPVGAGKTTLTAALARVFHPALSIGVITNDIYTQEDAEALMRMQILPQDRVIGVETGGCPHTAIREDASINLAAIAEMRARHADLDLVLIESGGDNLSATFSPELADVTIYVIDVAAGEEIPRKGGPAITKSDLLVINKTDLAPHVGASLDVMTRDAARMRGDRPFVFCALRHGQGTDEVVRQLLSIGGLDMPTAEPAQA; via the coding sequence ATGACCAGAATGAACGGCCCCTTGCGCATCGGGATCGGCGGCCCGGTTGGCGCGGGCAAGACCACGCTGACCGCCGCACTGGCGCGCGTCTTTCACCCGGCGCTGTCGATCGGGGTGATCACCAACGACATCTACACGCAGGAAGACGCGGAGGCGCTGATGCGCATGCAGATCCTGCCGCAGGACCGGGTGATCGGGGTGGAAACCGGCGGCTGCCCGCATACCGCGATCCGCGAGGATGCCTCGATCAACCTTGCGGCCATCGCCGAGATGCGCGCACGCCACGCGGATCTCGATCTGGTGCTGATCGAAAGCGGCGGCGACAACCTCTCTGCCACTTTCAGCCCGGAGCTGGCGGATGTGACGATCTATGTGATCGACGTGGCCGCGGGCGAGGAAATCCCCCGCAAGGGCGGCCCGGCGATCACCAAGTCGGACCTGCTGGTGATCAACAAGACCGATCTGGCCCCCCATGTGGGTGCATCGCTCGACGTGATGACGCGGGACGCGGCGCGGATGCGCGGGGACCGACCCTTCGTGTTCTGCGCGCTGCGCCACGGGCAGGGGACAGATGAGGTGGTCCGTCAGCTGCTGTCCATCGGCGGGCTGGACATGCCCACGGCAGAGCCCGCGCAGGCCTGA
- a CDS encoding DMT family transporter, translating into MNVAAIPQARMGIFCMLAGMFLISVNDMLIKSLSGGYPLHQLVLLRSCVGLVFTLFLLRLEGGWSLLRTGRPLLHMLRAMLIVFANSMIYAAIVAMPLATANALYFVAPLFVTLLSIPILGEHVGPRRFGAIGLGFAGVLLMMAPQLAGGEDALGWVVVLPVLAAAGYATMSVLTRKLGATSRASALALHMQIAFILVSVTMFLVAGDGRFAEGTQNESIRFLLRAWTWPPAADALPIAMLGLVAAAVGYLMSQAYRLSPASAVAPFEYSLLIYALFWGWTIFGEWPAPMVFLGAAVVIGSGIYVFLREGQRKSPRRV; encoded by the coding sequence ATGAACGTCGCCGCGATACCACAGGCCCGGATGGGCATCTTTTGCATGCTGGCGGGGATGTTCCTGATCTCGGTCAACGACATGCTGATCAAATCGCTTTCGGGCGGCTATCCGCTGCATCAGCTTGTGTTGCTGCGGTCCTGCGTGGGGCTGGTCTTTACCCTGTTCCTGCTGCGGCTGGAGGGCGGCTGGAGCCTGCTGCGCACGGGCAGGCCGCTCTTGCACATGCTGCGCGCGATGCTGATCGTCTTTGCCAATTCGATGATCTATGCCGCCATCGTGGCGATGCCCCTGGCCACGGCCAATGCGCTGTATTTCGTGGCGCCGCTGTTCGTCACCCTTCTGTCGATCCCGATCCTGGGCGAACATGTCGGCCCGCGCCGCTTTGGCGCCATCGGGCTGGGCTTTGCCGGTGTCTTGCTGATGATGGCCCCGCAGCTGGCGGGCGGCGAGGACGCGCTGGGGTGGGTTGTGGTCCTGCCGGTGCTGGCGGCGGCCGGCTATGCGACGATGTCGGTGCTGACGCGCAAGCTGGGCGCGACCAGCCGTGCCTCGGCGCTGGCATTGCACATGCAGATCGCCTTTATCCTGGTCAGTGTCACCATGTTCCTGGTGGCGGGCGACGGGCGCTTTGCCGAAGGCACGCAGAACGAAAGCATCCGTTTCCTGTTGCGGGCCTGGACCTGGCCCCCGGCGGCGGATGCCCTGCCCATCGCGATGCTGGGGCTGGTTGCGGCCGCCGTCGGGTATCTGATGTCGCAGGCCTACCGGCTGAGCCCCGCATCGGCGGTCGCGCCTTTCGAGTATTCGCTGCTGATCTATGCGCTGTTCTGGGGCTGGACGATTTTCGGCGAATGGCCCGCGCCGATGGTCTTTCTGGGCGCGGCGGTGGTGATCGGGTCGGGCATCTACGTCTTTCTGCGCGAGGGACAGCGCAAATCACCCCGCCGCGTGTAG
- a CDS encoding pirin family protein: MSWNPALDPDCPTGDAVDAIETVIVPRARDLGGFEVRRALPAPKRQMVGPFIFFDQMGPAEFLTGKGIDVRPHPHIGLATVTYLYKGKIHHRDSLGTDQWIEPGAVNWMVAGHGITHSERADGDMIKAPHSLFGLQTWVALPQKDEDRAADFQHAAKDDLPLLEGEGKQVRLILGDAYGETAPVKVFSETFYADALLEAGASIPMPDNHEDRGLYVVSGSVTVSGQVFDAGQMLVFRPGDRISARAGEEGARIMLLGGATMDGPRHIWWNFVASSKDRINAAKEAWRAGDWAHGRFKLPPGDDAEFIPAPSR; the protein is encoded by the coding sequence ATGAGCTGGAACCCCGCCCTCGACCCCGATTGCCCCACAGGCGACGCCGTGGATGCCATTGAAACCGTGATTGTCCCGCGCGCCCGCGACCTCGGCGGGTTCGAGGTGCGCCGCGCCTTGCCCGCGCCCAAGAGGCAGATGGTCGGCCCCTTCATCTTTTTCGACCAGATGGGACCGGCGGAGTTCCTGACCGGCAAGGGGATCGACGTGCGCCCGCATCCGCATATCGGCCTGGCGACAGTGACCTACCTCTACAAGGGCAAGATCCACCACCGCGATTCGCTGGGCACCGATCAGTGGATCGAACCGGGGGCGGTCAACTGGATGGTGGCGGGGCACGGCATCACCCATTCCGAACGGGCCGACGGAGACATGATCAAGGCCCCGCACAGCCTGTTCGGGCTGCAGACCTGGGTCGCGCTGCCGCAGAAAGACGAGGACCGCGCCGCCGATTTCCAGCATGCGGCAAAGGACGACCTGCCGCTGCTGGAGGGCGAGGGCAAGCAGGTGCGCCTGATCCTTGGCGACGCCTATGGCGAGACCGCCCCGGTCAAGGTCTTCTCCGAGACCTTCTATGCCGATGCCCTGCTGGAGGCGGGGGCCTCCATCCCGATGCCCGACAACCACGAGGATCGCGGGCTCTACGTCGTGTCCGGCTCTGTCACGGTCAGCGGGCAGGTGTTTGACGCGGGCCAGATGCTGGTGTTCCGTCCCGGCGACCGGATCAGCGCACGCGCCGGCGAAGAGGGCGCGCGGATCATGCTGCTGGGCGGTGCGACGATGGACGGGCCGCGCCACATCTGGTGGAATTTCGTCGCCTCGTCGAAAGACCGCATCAACGCGGCAAAGGAAGCCTGGCGCGCGGGCGACTGGGCGCATGGCCGTTTCAAGCTGCCGCCGGGCGACGATGCGGAATTCATCCCCGCACCGTCGCGCTAA